The Oryza glaberrima chromosome 5, OglaRS2, whole genome shotgun sequence DNA segment CGCGCCGAGCGTGGCGCCGATGGCgtcgagcaccttgagcttGACGGCCTTGGACATGGCGCCGATCGGCGTCCCGTCGAACATCTCGACGCCGCGGGAGAAGCACCGCGCCGCGTCGCGGAACTCGTTCTGGAGCACCGCCTGGTACGGGTACTTGACCAGCGACAGGTAGTGGAACCAGATCCAGTAGCTGGGGATGCGGTCGCGGTTGATGAAGAAGCCGGAGAAGAGCAGGAAGtaggcgaggatggcgacgacCACTGTGTATCCCAGCATGACGTGCGGCACCACCGCGGACAGGAACGTCACGAACCCGCTCCCCGCCCAGAACGACGCCAGCACGGTCAGCGCGAAGAAGGCGAACgacgcgccaccgccggagaGCCCGACGGCGAAGAAGGTGGTCGCCGCGAACGCCAGCGACAGCACCACCAGCGGCGGGAACGCGACGGCGGTGTTGGCCACCACGTAGGAGAGTCTCCGGTACGCGTTGTGCGCCGTTTCCCGGAGGTAGATGTGGCGCTCCTGGACGAACACCGGCAGCGCGTCGGCGCAGACGTAGAACATGGTCGACATCGCCATGGCGAAGAAGCCGAGCCGCTCCTGGACTCCCTTGGGCGTGTCGTCGAGGCGCCAGAAGATGGTGGCGAGGATGACCCCCGTCACCATGATCGTGCCGAGCCGCATCACGAACAGCTCCGGCATGCGCCTCGTGTTGGTGAACGCCCTCTTCATCAGCACCCACACCTCCACGTACCACGGGTTCGCGTACGTCGGCACCGACGTCGATGACAATGTCCCCGAGCCGCTCCCGGCGACGAGCTTCCCCCTCGACACGCTCTCCGCGATGGCGAGCTCGAGCGGCATTGTGCGGAGCTGACTGCAGTCCTTGTCGTCCTTGGTGTCCAGGAGAGCGCCGAGCGATGATTGCCATCTTGAGCTGAACTTGACGAGCATGGCGGCGCCGTCGGGCTGGTGCTCGAGCTCGCGGATGGTGTCGAGCGCGAACTCGACGAGGTTCTCGTTGTCCGGGATGGGGTAGCCGAACACGGAGAAGAAGGGCTTGAGCCCCGACGGCGAGCCGGCGTAGACGGTGCggccgcgggagaggaggaggaggcggtcgaGGATGTTGAGGATGCGTGCGCTGGGCTGGTGGATGGTCAtgacgacgacgctgccgcTCTGCGCGATGCGGCGGAGCACCTGCACCACCATGAAAGCGCTCGCCGAGTCCAGCCCGGAGGTGGGCTCGTCGAGGAACAGCAGGATGGGGTCGTGGACGATGTCCGTGCCGAtggagacgcggcggcgctcgccgccggacACGCCGCGGTGGGCCTCGTCGCCGACGATGGTGtccgcggcgcgggcgaggccgaGCTGGCCGATGAGCGCGTCGACGCGGGCGCGCTTCTTGTCCGGCGAGAGCGCGCGCGGGAGGCGGAACTCGGCGGCGAACATGAGCGTCTCCCGCACCGTGAGCATCGGGTACAGCAGGTCGTCCTGCATGACGTACGCGGAGATCGCCCGGACGCGGCGGCCGTGGAGCGCCTCGCCGTTGAGCTCCACCCTGCCGCGGAGGCTCCCCCGCGCGATGCGCCCGGCGAGCGCATCGAGCAGCGTCGACTTTCCGGACCCGCTGGCGCCCATGACGGCCAGGACCTCGCCGTCGCGCGCCTCGCCGGAGATGCCGTCGAGCAGCGCCTTGGCCGGCGGCGCGTCCGTCGGCAACGGCGGCAgcaggccggcgcggcggctgccgaCGGTGTAGGAGAGGTCGGTGAACGTGAGGGCGTACGGCACCGGCGTGgattgggcggcggcggcgtcgatgtcgAGCACGACGCAGTCGCCGGGGAGGATCGCCATGTGTGTGCTGTGTAGAGTGGCACAAAACTCGGGCTTGTCTTGTTGACTtggatgatggatggatgggagaGCGCGCGGAGTGATGGCGATTTAAATGGGATCGATTAGTCCGAGGTGGAGTCCGACTCGGTCGGACGAGTCCGGCTCGGTCGGGGCTCTATAGACCGAGACCGATTCGGCACGTCAGTAGTACAAGAGAGCTATATTACTGCGAAAATGATATACGTGCCGGTACAACCTTGTTGTCCAGCTATTGTGTCCTGCATACTATTCTAAGTACAACCATAAATTTTCGTGTTTAAATTTGATCgtccattttatttaattttttttaattagtattttattgttatgggatgataaaacataaataatattttatgtatgatttttttaaaaaaaataaataaaacgaatgaacaaaatttagtacGGAAAAGCATGATTGTACACGAAGAGAGTATGACCATGGCCACAATGAAAGGCTCAGACGGCAAATGTCTCATTCCGTGATAGAATCTAACACGCGCAGGTGATGCCGTAATGGAGTCGGCCATCAGTCGAACACTGGCGTCGTATATATAGCGGCGTTCATATTACTGTGCAGTAGTGCTATACATCCAACTGAACAGTACAACTATCATACAACTGCGCTGAACCAATCAATCACGGAGTTCATAAGCATTCACTTGGACCTGTCAAAACGATTTAAAACTTGAGCTTATGTACAGTGATATGCAGGTCGAACAGGTGCAGTCGTACGCACACTTAAGGCCTGTTTGGTTGATGCCCTCACTAACATGTCTGAAAAAATTGGGTGCCTGAGAGCTACCTGATAGGATGATAAATTTTGCCTGCTCAGGCAGCCTGAACACTTGTCTGTTTGGTTGTTCTTCCGCGCCTGTGAAAACTAAACGTGATTAAGCTTTTAATTATTACGGTTGTTATAAAGtgttagcaaaaaaataaaatatttggatGGGCTGTATCCCTCCTTGAAAgcacaaataaaatatatttgtatggtCGGCTGCTTCTACAATCTACAGTacatatactacattattataaGCGGTAATTAGGATTAATGAGCGTAGCTGCGCCGCCCTGGAGCTCAGCGACCGTTTTCGGTCGCCTGACTCAGGCTAATGAGGCTGCAAAAGAGCTCAGGCCAGGGAAGGAGAAACTAAGGTCAGGGCACTAATCAAACAAGGTCCCGGCTGATCTGAGGCTTACGTCTGGTGCccaaccaaacatgcccttattCCGATTACTGCGTGCTTTACTGCTTTTAGGCTCTGCTTGTTAAGTGCTACTCCAAATGCCAGCTGCAAAGCGTGTTAGTGATGGTCTCTTTATGGGGTAACTGGGGTAATCTTGACAGCTGCAAAGCGTGTTAGTGTTAGTAACTGGGGTAATCCTTCCTTATGCTCTCTTTATGGGCATTAATTCCAAGCATGTTTTTGACCAACAGAAACACGAGACAAGAGTACAAGACAAATGTAGCTGTTTACAGTAGCTACTAGCTGCACACATTTGTTGCCACGAGCTGACATGAGATGAGATTCAAACAGAGTACGAAGACGAGAAGTCGAGAACACCTGAGCCACCACAAACTTCCAAAGCAGCTTCTGAGGTCTACAACAACATTTAGCACTTCAAAGATAAAAGGTAAACTGCCATCGACGTCGTTCAGCGCGCATagcaacaaaattttcaatctgaAGATACAAATCTATCTGCAAAAACAATGTGATTTGGAAGTTCAACGGACCATCCATCGTACATCAATAGCAAAATACGCTGTCGTTTTGAGAAAAGAACCAAATACACTTATCTCGTCTTAAAACAGGACTGTGACTATTACAACCATAGCATGACATTCACAAGTAACAAAATACGCTGTCGTTTTTGAGAAAAGAGCAAATACACTCATCTCGTCTTAAACCGGGAATGTAACCATTACAACCATAGCATGACGAACGCCATAGACTGCGATTAAATTTCAGGCTTCAGGGGACTCGCTCGGTCTAGGTGAGCGTGAGCCACCACGGCTACCACCGTCACCATTTCCATCCCTAGGACTTCGGCTACCGTTGTCCATTGGGCTAGGGCTTCCATTGTTCCTTGGGCTTGGGCTGCGCCCGTTGGCAGCTGCAGGGCTACGGTAGCCATCAGACGTGCTCCTGCTGTTCTCCCTGCCCCGGGGGCTGTCACCGTGATCTGAGCCATTACGCTCAGCATTATCCTTGGGTGGTGGGCTCACCTGGTCCTGTGGACTCCTTGGACTACGGCTACCATCAGGGGTGGGGCTGCGCTTCTTTTCATTTGCTGCTGGGGAGATGGATCGCCTGGGACTCCTGCTGTAACTAAGACTCCTTGATCTTTCAAGCTCTCTGCGTGCCCTGGGAGATCCAGACAGGGATCTGGACCTAGACCGGCTGATATAAAGAATGTAAAAGAAGCAGGGTGAGGTCAACATAACATATCTGTGATTTGGACAGACAGCATGGTGTATTATAATTTGAACATGTGGCGTTTGAAGCATACCTGTAActgcggctccggctccggctccggctatAGCTCCGACTGCGACCACGTCCACGGCGTGGCGATGGAGAGCGTGAATAACTTCTCTCacgcctgaaaaaaaaagaagtatgcaTTGGAGAAATCTAAGTTAAATTATTCAAATACGGTACCTCGGAACAATTGCAAGTGCTGCTCTTTATCAGATCAACTTATCAATCAATACCTGAGATTTCTTGGGCTGTTTTGACAGTTTCTTTCTATGTGACCTCTCTCCCCACAGCGGTAACATTTGTTCTTCCAGTCACCAGCCTTGCAGTCTCTTGCCCAGTGACCATCAATCCCACAGTTAAAACAACGACCTGTTCCAGGAGGAGGTCCTCTCCCCATATATTCACGTGAACCACCAGGACCACGTGGAACCTGCATGCTCAATTTGTTGAAAAGAGCATCAGTCAACAAAAAATACAGATCAATTCAGCAGCAGCTtcatattaaagaaaaaaaatagaatcaGGATGTGCTTAGAGAAGCAACCGAAGAACAGCATACCCCTTTAGCAAACTCAACAAGAATGCGGCTTCCATCAACATCCCTGCCATCAAGGTTGTACCTTGCTTCCTCAGCATCACGGGGATCACTGAACTCCTGTTTGGTAAAAGAGACATCCGAAAAATGTTGGACTTGTGAACTAAAAGGTACAAtttagaaaagagagaaaaaaatgaggGAAGAATAATTCACATACAATAAATGCGTAGTCGCGCTTCAACTCCACTTCACGTATTCTGCACCAATGGTTGCCAAACAGTAAGCCATCATGATTCAAGTACTCAAATGCATCACCGACTTGCAACGTCCACTAAAACAGTCAATAACATTACACCAAGGGCGCCCTTCAACAAAGTCCTCGACAAACTTTGGAAGAATGGCCACCAATTCCACCAAGGGCACCCCTTCCACCAGACCATCACAGACCTCCCGGTTTGTGTAAAAAACCGAAAAACCTTCAACAAGATCATTCAA contains these protein-coding regions:
- the LOC127774350 gene encoding ABC transporter G family member 16-like, producing MAILPGDCVVLDIDAAAAQSTPVPYALTFTDLSYTVGSRRAGLLPPLPTDAPPAKALLDGISGEARDGEVLAVMGASGSGKSTLLDALAGRIARGSLRGRVELNGEALHGRRVRAISAYVMQDDLLYPMLTVRETLMFAAEFRLPRALSPDKKRARVDALIGQLGLARAADTIVGDEAHRGVSGGERRRVSIGTDIVHDPILLFLDEPTSGLDSASAFMVVQVLRRIAQSGSVVVMTIHQPSARILNILDRLLLLSRGRTVYAGSPSGLKPFFSVFGYPIPDNENLVEFALDTIRELEHQPDGAAMLVKFSSRWQSSLGALLDTKDDKDCSQLRTMPLELAIAESVSRGKLVAGSGSGTLSSTSVPTYANPWYVEVWVLMKRAFTNTRRMPELFVMRLGTIMVTGVILATIFWRLDDTPKGVQERLGFFAMAMSTMFYVCADALPVFVQERHIYLRETAHNAYRRLSYVVANTAVAFPPLVVLSLAFAATTFFAVGLSGGGASFAFFALTVLASFWAGSGFVTFLSAVVPHVMLGYTVVVAILAYFLLFSGFFINRDRIPSYWIWFHYLSLVKYPYQAVLQNEFRDAARCFSRGVEMFDGTPIGAMSKAVKLKVLDAIGATLGAPLTAETCVVTGADVLAQQAVTDIGRWKCLLVTVAFGFFFRFLFYIVLHFGSKNKRR
- the LOC127774352 gene encoding serine/arginine-rich splicing factor RS2Z33-like, encoding MPRYDDRYGSTRLYVGRLSSRTRSRDLEYHFSRYGRIREVELKRDYAFIEFSDPRDAEEARYNLDGRDVDGSRILVEFAKGVPRGPGGSREYMGRGPPPGTGRCFNCGIDGHWARDCKAGDWKNKCYRCGERGHIERNCQNSPRNLRRERSYSRSPSPRRGRGRSRSYSRSRSRSRSYSRSRSRSLSGSPRARRELERSRSLSYSRSPRRSISPAANEKKRSPTPDGSRSPRSPQDQVSPPPKDNAERNGSDHGDSPRGRENSRSTSDGYRSPAAANGRSPSPRNNGSPSPMDNGSRSPRDGNGDGGSRGGSRSPRPSESPEA